One window of Nicotiana tomentosiformis chromosome 11, ASM39032v3, whole genome shotgun sequence genomic DNA carries:
- the LOC104118985 gene encoding uncharacterized protein: protein MSSCMCISLYAFIKEFDHCRPIVVVDGSHLKSYYTGTFVSASTLDGADHILPLAYGVIDSENDAVWSWFFEQFKKVYGERKNMRIVSDRNESIIKSVSRVYLVVPYFACIWHLWNNVYKKFKKSHSKLSEIYFSMAKAYTQAEFDSLMENVKKVDIRVKEYLKLAGYEKWARLYAPVNRGWTMTSNIAESINVALVSARELPIYDFLEEVRKMFGRCNCSYRKEASETYTTLEKKYQDMLTLNEAISTHMTVVPSTEYLHTMNDEGRHYTVCLLERKCSCRRFQVDELPCQHAWAVLKRKFLMPEDYCSDYYKPKSIVMTYEVPVYPLPDRNVWNIPAHISEEVILPPDVWL from the exons ATGAGTTCATGTATGTGTATATCTTTGTATGCCTTTATAAAGGAGTTCGATCATTGTAGACCCATTGTGGTTGTGGATGGAAGCCACTTAAAATCGTATTACACCGGGACATTCGTCTCGGCCAGCACGTTGGATGGTGCAG ATCATATACTGCCACTAGCATATGGTGTTATTGATTCAGAGAACGATGCTGTTTGGTCGTGGTTCTTTGAGCAATTTAAGAAAGTATATGGTGAGAGAAAAAACATGCGCATCGTTTCAGATAGGAATGAGAGTATCATCAAATCTGTATCAAGAGTGTATTTAGTGGTACCATATTTTGCTTGTATATGGCATCTATGGAACAACGTATATAAGAAATTCAAAAAGAGTCATTCAAAGTTGAGCGAGATATACTTCTCGATGGCAAAAGCATACACACAGGCAGAATTTGACAGTCTAATGGAGAATGTGAAGAAGGTAGATATTAGGGTGAAAGAATACTTGAAGTTAGCTGGATACGAAAAATGGGCTAGGTTGTATGCACCTGTTAACAGGGGATGGACCATGACGTCAAATATTGCTGAGTCAATCAATGTCGCACTTGTGTCAGCAAGGGAATTGCCAATATACGACTTCCTCGAAGAAGTTAGGAAGATGTTTGGACGTTGTAATTGCAGCTATCGAAAAGAAGCTTCAGAGACATACACAACGCTTGAAAAAAAATATCAGGATATGCTTACCTTAAATGAGGCAATATCTACACACATGACT GTGGTACCATCGACTGAATACTTGCATACGATGAACGATGAAGGAAGGCATTACACCGTGTGCCTCTTAGAGAGAAAATGTAGTTGTAGGCGGTTCCAAGTTGATGAATTACCATGCCAACACGCTTGGGCTGTCTTGAAGAGAAAGTTTCTAATGCCAGAAGATTATTGCTCTGACTATTACAAACCAAAGTCTATTGTAATGACATATGAGGTGCCCGTGTATCCACTGCCAGACCGAAATGTATGGAATATACCAGCACATATATCAGAGGAAGTTATCTTACCacctgatgtgtggctataa